The Ignavibacteria bacterium genome includes the window AAGCATTGGAACAAAACATTGAAGGAAAAAATTACACTTTGTACACTATGTTACATGGAGTTGTGCAGCATACTATCTACCATGCGGGACAAATTGCATTGCTCAAAAAAGCAAAACGAAAAATTGATACGGTAACTATTTTCAATGCAGTGGAAAACAGTGATATTGAGAAAGTTCAAGAATTATTGCGCAATGATTCATCGCTCGTGCATTCTCTGGGTGGGTATCAAAAAACACCTTTACATTTTGCGGCAGAAAATAATCGAAAAGAGATTGCGCAACTACTCATTGATGTAGGTGCAAATCTTGAAGCGGAAACATCATGGGGAATGACTCCGCTTGCGTGGGCTGTGAACTGTGGCAATAACGACGTAGCAGAATTATTGTTATCACAAGGAGCAACAACGAATTTGTGGATATCTTCGGGCTTTGGAAATCTTGACTCAGTGAAATCTTTTTTTCATGCGGATAATTCGTTGAAACATGAATCTGCACAATCTCGCGTTGGGAAAAATGAAATCGGTGATTGGATGAAACTTCCTCCGTCTGAAGTTGAACACGAAATAATTTCCGACGCATTCTATATTGCGTGTAGAAACGGAAATGTAGATGTTGCTGATTATTTACTGGCGAAAGGAGCGGATATCAATTTCAGAGGTTTTTTTGGCGCAACAGGATTGCATTGGGCTTGCATCAATGGACATACACGAATTGTAAAATTTCTACTTCAACTTAATGCAAACGTCTCTTTGATTGACGAAGAGTTTCAATCAACGCCGTTGGAATGGGCAAGAGAGGGAAAGAATGAAGAAATACTTGTTTTACTTGAACAGTATCTTGCACAGCATCAACCTATCAAAGAAACAAATCCATAACAAACGTTCGGCTCGAGTGCGCCAAATCCATTTTTCATTTTCATTTCACACTTCATTCATACTCCTCCCCTATCAATGACACATTACACTGCAACAACAGAACAAATCACTATAACAGTGCGACCTATCTATCTTGCAGGTCAATCGGATATTATCGCACACAAATTCGTCTTTGCGTATTTCGTACGAATCGAAAACCATAGCGAACAACCAATTCAACTACTGCGAAGACATTGGTTTATTTACGATTCTTCCGGTGATATGAAAGAAGTAGAAGGCGCAGGTGTCGTTGGAATGCAGCCGATTATCTTACCGGGAAAAGCGTATGAATACAATAGTTTTTGCATTCTGGAATCGTTCGAAGGATATATGGAAGGAACGTATTTGTTCCTACGAAATAACGGCGAACAGTTTTCTACAACTATTCCTCGCTTTACGTTACGAGCTATGGCAAATTAACATACGTTGCACAACTTTTTCTCCTCTCATTAGTCTAATTCCTAAACAGTCAAAACTGATGGCGCAAAACGACCACGAACTTATTCAAAAAGCACGTCGAGGTGATACAATGCGTTTGAACAACTTGTAGTTCGCTACGATAGACAAGTGCTGTCAATCGCATCGAAATACACAAACAATCAAAATGGTTTTTACATTGCGCCATTATCACGGATTCAAACTGAAAGAAATCTCGACAACGTTTTTTCACTCTCTCGGACTTACTATGTAAATGCCGAACAAGGACTTGACTATACAAATATTTTTTCCATTCTCACTATCCGCGAAACAGAAGAAATCAGCATTGGTCACGCCATTATTGCTCACGCCGCAT containing:
- the apaG gene encoding Co2+/Mg2+ efflux protein ApaG is translated as MTHYTATTEQITITVRPIYLAGQSDIIAHKFVFAYFVRIENHSEQPIQLLRRHWFIYDSSGDMKEVEGAGVVGMQPIILPGKAYEYNSFCILESFEGYMEGTYLFLRNNGEQFSTTIPRFTLRAMAN